One genomic segment of Mesoterricola silvestris includes these proteins:
- a CDS encoding BMP family ABC transporter substrate-binding protein — MNSRKTVVTTLGGMIAASVLAAAPAAPTQVGFVYVSPVGDAGWTYQHDIGRKEMEKAMGGQVTTKFVENVPEGADAERVVRGLVTGGAKIVFTTSFGYMNPTEKVARAFPDRFFFHATGYKTGPNMGIYNARFYEGRFLNGVIAGKMTKSNIAGYVAAFPIPEVMQGINAFTQGMRSVNPKAEVRVIWVNSWFDPGKEREAALTLISQGADMITHHTDSTAIVQAAEEKHKENKNVYAFSYHSDMSKYGPTAQLTGTTHHWGAFYTRTVKEVLAGTWKGTNVWGGFKEGMIQLAPLNKAIPADVKALVQKEEKAMAAGKFHPFAGPVVAQDGKIKVPKGKTMTDAELGAMDYYVQGVASTLPKK; from the coding sequence ATGAATTCCCGGAAAACAGTCGTGACCACCCTGGGCGGCATGATCGCCGCCTCCGTCCTGGCCGCAGCCCCCGCCGCGCCCACCCAGGTCGGGTTCGTCTACGTCAGCCCCGTCGGGGACGCGGGCTGGACCTACCAGCACGACATCGGCCGCAAGGAGATGGAGAAGGCCATGGGCGGCCAGGTCACCACCAAGTTCGTGGAGAACGTCCCCGAGGGCGCCGACGCCGAGCGCGTGGTGCGCGGCCTCGTCACCGGCGGCGCGAAGATCGTCTTCACCACCTCCTTCGGCTACATGAACCCCACCGAGAAGGTCGCCCGGGCCTTCCCCGACCGGTTCTTCTTCCACGCCACCGGCTACAAGACCGGTCCCAACATGGGCATCTACAACGCCCGCTTCTACGAGGGCCGCTTCCTCAACGGCGTCATCGCCGGCAAGATGACCAAGTCGAACATCGCTGGGTACGTCGCGGCCTTCCCCATCCCCGAGGTGATGCAGGGCATCAACGCCTTCACCCAGGGCATGCGCAGCGTCAATCCCAAGGCCGAAGTGCGGGTCATCTGGGTCAATTCCTGGTTCGATCCCGGCAAGGAGCGCGAGGCCGCCCTCACCCTGATCTCCCAGGGCGCCGACATGATCACCCACCACACCGACTCCACCGCCATCGTCCAGGCCGCGGAGGAGAAGCACAAGGAGAACAAGAACGTCTACGCCTTCTCCTACCACTCCGACATGAGCAAGTACGGCCCCACCGCCCAGCTCACCGGCACCACCCACCACTGGGGCGCCTTCTACACCCGCACCGTCAAGGAAGTCCTGGCCGGCACCTGGAAGGGCACCAACGTGTGGGGCGGCTTCAAGGAGGGCATGATCCAGCTGGCCCCCCTCAACAAGGCCATTCCGGCCGACGTGAAGGCCCTCGTCCAGAAGGAGGAGAAGGCCATGGCCGCCGGCAAGTTCCACCCCTTCGCCGGCCCCGTGGTCGCCCAGGACGGGAAGATCAAGGTTCCCAAGGGCAAGACCATGACCGACGCGGAACTGGGCGCCATGGACTACTACGTGCAGGGCGTGGCCTCCACCCTTCCCAAGAAGTAG
- a CDS encoding ABC transporter permease produces MQPSLLSSILFATIVAGTPLIIAAVGELVTEKSGVLNLGTEGIMSMGAVAAFAVTVHTGNPLLGILAGMAAGMVMGLIFAVAALTFMANQVASGLALSIFGVGLSAFIGKPYESVALPSVAAWNVPGLHRIPVLGHAFFEHQGLVYFSWALLGGVAWFLYRSRLGLVLRAVGEAPVAAHSVGYNVVRIRYMAVLFGGGMAGIGGAFLSVFYTPLWVEGMVAGRGWISLALVVFATWRPARVMVGAYLFGGCMITQMFVQGSGMHLNVPSQFLSALPYAATIIVLVLISHNKNTIRLNSPASLGQPFSPEA; encoded by the coding sequence ATGCAGCCGAGTCTCCTTTCCTCCATCCTCTTCGCCACCATCGTGGCGGGGACGCCGCTCATCATCGCCGCCGTGGGCGAACTGGTCACGGAGAAGTCCGGGGTCCTGAACCTGGGCACCGAGGGCATCATGTCCATGGGCGCCGTGGCCGCCTTCGCCGTCACCGTGCACACCGGCAATCCCCTCCTGGGCATCCTGGCCGGCATGGCCGCGGGCATGGTCATGGGCCTCATCTTCGCCGTCGCCGCACTGACGTTCATGGCCAACCAGGTGGCCTCGGGGCTGGCCCTGTCCATCTTCGGGGTGGGCCTTTCCGCCTTCATCGGCAAGCCCTACGAATCCGTCGCCCTGCCCAGCGTGGCGGCGTGGAACGTCCCTGGGCTGCACCGGATCCCGGTGCTGGGCCATGCGTTCTTCGAGCACCAGGGGCTGGTGTACTTCTCCTGGGCCCTGCTGGGCGGGGTGGCCTGGTTCCTGTACCGCAGCCGCCTGGGCCTGGTGCTGAGGGCGGTGGGCGAAGCCCCCGTGGCCGCCCATTCGGTCGGCTACAACGTGGTGCGCATCCGATACATGGCGGTGCTGTTCGGGGGCGGCATGGCCGGCATCGGCGGCGCCTTCCTGTCCGTCTTCTACACCCCCCTGTGGGTGGAGGGCATGGTGGCGGGCCGTGGCTGGATCTCCTTGGCCCTGGTCGTGTTCGCCACCTGGCGGCCCGCCCGGGTGATGGTGGGCGCCTACCTGTTCGGCGGCTGCATGATCACCCAGATGTTCGTGCAGGGCTCCGGCATGCACCTGAACGTCCCGTCCCAGTTCCTTTCGGCCCTGCCCTACGCGGCCACGATCATCGTCCTGGTCCTCATCTCCCACAACAAGAACACCATCCGCCTCAATTCCCCGGCCTCGCTGGGCCAGCCCTTCAGCCCCGAGGCCTGA
- a CDS encoding ABC transporter permease: MWLKFEQRPEPSRLMRYLSPLLAVGLMVASGMLLFHLLGKSPVEGFKVFFLNPIQDKYGVAELFLKATPLILCAVGLSVGFRGNIWNIGAEGQLLIGALAGGGLALHFHDSSSLLLLPAMIIAGALGGMFWAAIPAWLRTRFNANEILTSLMLVYIAELIVSWLVHGPWMDPDGFNFPQTRLFQAKATMPILVAGTRLNAGLLIAVGALIAGWIFMNRSFMGYQMKVAGQAENAGRYAGFSARRTVWIGMLVGGAMAGIAGVAEIAGPVGQITEHISPGYGFAAMIVAFVGRLDPVGIFFSGLLMALLYLGGEQAQQYLALPYSISKVFQGLLLFFLLCSDVFITHRIRWKK, from the coding sequence ATGTGGCTTAAGTTCGAACAGCGTCCCGAACCTTCCCGGCTCATGCGCTACCTGTCCCCGCTGCTGGCGGTGGGGCTGATGGTGGCCTCGGGCATGCTGCTCTTCCACCTCCTGGGCAAGAGCCCGGTGGAGGGCTTCAAGGTCTTCTTCCTCAACCCCATCCAGGACAAGTACGGGGTCGCCGAGCTGTTCCTGAAGGCCACGCCCCTCATCCTCTGCGCGGTGGGCCTGTCCGTGGGCTTCCGGGGCAACATCTGGAACATCGGGGCCGAGGGCCAGCTGCTCATCGGCGCCCTGGCCGGGGGCGGCCTGGCCCTGCACTTCCACGACTCCTCGAGCCTGCTCCTGCTCCCGGCCATGATCATCGCCGGGGCCCTGGGCGGCATGTTCTGGGCGGCCATCCCGGCCTGGCTGAGGACGCGCTTCAACGCCAACGAGATCCTCACGAGCCTCATGCTGGTGTACATCGCCGAGCTGATCGTGTCCTGGCTGGTGCACGGCCCCTGGATGGACCCCGACGGGTTCAACTTCCCCCAGACCCGGCTGTTCCAGGCCAAGGCCACCATGCCCATCCTGGTGGCGGGCACGCGGCTCAACGCCGGGCTCCTCATCGCCGTCGGCGCCCTCATCGCGGGCTGGATCTTCATGAACCGCAGCTTCATGGGCTACCAGATGAAGGTCGCGGGCCAGGCGGAGAACGCCGGGCGCTACGCGGGCTTCTCGGCCCGGCGCACCGTGTGGATCGGCATGCTGGTGGGCGGGGCCATGGCGGGCATCGCGGGCGTGGCCGAGATCGCCGGGCCCGTGGGGCAGATCACCGAGCACATCTCGCCCGGCTACGGCTTCGCGGCCATGATCGTGGCCTTCGTGGGACGCCTGGATCCCGTGGGCATCTTCTTCTCCGGGCTCCTCATGGCCCTCCTCTACCTGGGCGGGGAACAGGCCCAGCAGTACCTGGCCCTCCCCTACTCCATCTCCAAGGTGTTCCAGGGCCTGCTGCTGTTCTTCCTGCTCTGTTCCGACGTTTTCATCACCCACCGCATCCGCTGGAAGAAATAG
- a CDS encoding ABC transporter ATP-binding protein, translating to MPNAQSETPRLVIKGVSKIYPSVIANDNVDLTIMPGEIRAVLGENGAGKSTLMKIIYGVTRPDKGELHWEGRPVSVQNPAHARELGIGMVFQHFSLFETLTVAQNVALAVPGRLDLAGLSRRIEEISEKYGLPVDPRRLVHALSVGERQRVEIIRCLLQNPRLLILDEPTSVLTPQAVRKLFETLRQLASEGVSILYISHKLDEIQELCHTATVLRNGRVTGHCTPSQETPKTMARLMIGEDLPTFSHGEPEEGREVRLRIEGLSVKSEDPFGVDLKDINLEVRSGEIVGIAGVSGNGQQELLRAISGEEPVPDKRWIHVCGEPAGRMNASRRRALGMCFVPEERLGRGAVPRLSLTENVLLTAFRRRMVRFGMIRRKAARSFADDCIRLFDVKCGGAGSEAKSLSGGNLQKFIVGREILQDPKVLVLAQPTWGVDVGAASFIRQQLLGLREKGTAVLVISEELDELFEICDRLVVIAKGRLSPSKATSETGVEEVGVWMSGMWPDADLAKEEAPHVA from the coding sequence ATGCCGAACGCCCAATCCGAGACACCGCGGCTAGTCATCAAAGGGGTCAGCAAGATCTACCCCTCGGTCATCGCCAACGACAACGTGGACCTGACCATCATGCCCGGGGAGATCCGGGCGGTCCTGGGCGAGAACGGCGCGGGCAAGTCCACGCTGATGAAGATCATCTACGGCGTCACCCGCCCCGACAAGGGCGAGCTCCACTGGGAAGGGCGGCCCGTCTCGGTGCAGAACCCCGCCCACGCGCGGGAGCTGGGCATCGGAATGGTGTTCCAGCACTTCTCCCTCTTCGAGACGCTGACGGTGGCCCAGAACGTGGCCCTGGCCGTCCCGGGCCGCCTGGACCTGGCCGGCCTCTCCCGGCGCATCGAGGAGATCTCGGAGAAGTACGGCCTGCCGGTGGACCCCCGCAGGCTCGTGCACGCCCTGAGCGTCGGCGAGCGCCAGCGGGTGGAGATCATCCGGTGCCTGCTGCAGAACCCCCGGCTCCTCATCCTGGACGAGCCCACTTCGGTGCTCACGCCCCAGGCGGTGCGCAAGCTCTTCGAGACGCTGCGCCAGCTGGCCTCGGAAGGGGTGAGCATCCTCTACATCAGCCACAAGCTGGACGAGATCCAGGAGCTCTGCCACACCGCCACGGTGCTGCGCAACGGCCGGGTCACGGGCCACTGCACCCCCTCCCAGGAGACGCCCAAGACCATGGCCCGCCTCATGATCGGCGAGGACCTGCCCACCTTCAGCCACGGCGAGCCCGAGGAGGGCAGGGAGGTGCGCCTGCGGATCGAGGGCCTTTCGGTGAAATCCGAGGATCCCTTCGGCGTGGACCTCAAGGACATCAACCTGGAGGTGCGCAGCGGCGAGATCGTGGGCATCGCCGGCGTCTCGGGCAACGGGCAGCAGGAGCTGCTCCGGGCCATCTCCGGCGAGGAGCCGGTCCCGGACAAGCGGTGGATCCACGTGTGCGGAGAGCCCGCGGGGCGCATGAACGCCTCCCGGCGCCGGGCCCTGGGCATGTGCTTCGTGCCCGAGGAGCGCCTGGGGCGCGGCGCGGTTCCGCGGCTGTCCCTCACCGAGAACGTGCTCCTCACGGCCTTCCGCAGGCGCATGGTGCGCTTCGGCATGATCCGCCGCAAGGCGGCCCGGAGCTTCGCCGACGACTGCATCCGGCTCTTCGATGTGAAGTGCGGCGGGGCCGGGAGCGAGGCCAAGTCCCTTTCCGGGGGCAACCTCCAGAAGTTCATCGTGGGCCGGGAGATCCTCCAGGATCCCAAGGTCCTGGTGCTGGCCCAGCCCACCTGGGGCGTGGACGTGGGCGCGGCCTCCTTCATCCGGCAGCAGCTGCTGGGGCTCCGGGAGAAGGGCACGGCCGTCCTGGTGATCTCCGAGGAGCTGGACGAACTGTTCGAGATCTGCGACCGCCTCGTGGTGATCGCCAAGGGCCGCCTTTCGCCGTCGAAGGCCACCTCGGAGACGGGGGTCGAGGAAGTGGGCGTCTGGATGAGCGGAATGTGGCCGGACGCGGATCTGGCCAAGGAAGAGGCGCCCCATGTGGCTTAA
- a CDS encoding amidohydrolase family protein — protein MTEPNLLVCRCRFMLPLAAPDRSRRIQDGYVLAQGGEILEAGPYDPAVGRRLAETWGRRLRVLHTRREIPSDDPVPMQDMVLLPAFVKAHGHDHEQPLIGIARDEPLTAWLDHAVNSFTGFLNARKDELRERLGRTPQAVTYRMARLCDIHYGITASMVHHCNWNKFHLEDIAQANEAAGTTMIVAVGGQDRFYAKELLDAPGDALARLEKALAIQAGCERTRFVPGPDQCFSNSRAVLMPQKTWAREHGTLFHIHSSEEPRTTKWFTESIEPGLTPVEYFQEIGILDGGTVLAHQVNCGPRDIELIARSGAAVVHNPLANTILGSGMPPLIDMLKAGVPVAISTDGSGSADNQNILAAARLASQYQKALHQDATLLPSQQLLEMITVAPNRILRLNQGELAPGRQADWILLDLARPNLVPTRLDNVTENLLWAADGSEVDAVVAHGAVLKLDGQLLPWRDGTRPETILAQVQALSEWFAAYRAEAPEVTGTGAHG, from the coding sequence ATGACCGAGCCCAACCTCCTCGTCTGCCGCTGCCGTTTCATGCTCCCCCTGGCCGCCCCCGACCGCTCCCGGCGCATCCAGGACGGCTATGTGCTCGCCCAGGGCGGGGAGATCCTCGAAGCGGGGCCCTACGACCCGGCGGTGGGCAGGCGCCTGGCGGAAACCTGGGGCCGCCGCCTGCGCGTCCTGCACACCCGCCGGGAGATCCCCTCCGACGACCCCGTGCCCATGCAGGACATGGTGCTGCTGCCGGCCTTCGTGAAGGCCCACGGCCACGACCACGAGCAGCCCCTCATCGGCATCGCCCGGGACGAGCCCCTCACCGCGTGGCTCGACCACGCCGTGAACTCCTTCACGGGCTTCCTCAACGCCCGGAAGGACGAATTGCGCGAGCGCCTGGGCCGCACCCCCCAGGCCGTGACGTACCGCATGGCGCGCCTGTGCGACATCCACTACGGCATCACGGCCTCCATGGTCCACCACTGCAACTGGAACAAGTTCCACCTGGAGGACATCGCCCAGGCCAACGAGGCCGCGGGCACCACCATGATCGTGGCGGTGGGCGGCCAGGACCGCTTCTACGCCAAGGAACTCCTGGACGCGCCGGGCGACGCCCTGGCGAGGCTGGAGAAGGCCCTGGCGATCCAGGCCGGATGCGAGCGCACCCGCTTCGTGCCCGGCCCCGACCAGTGCTTCTCCAACAGCCGCGCGGTGCTGATGCCCCAAAAAACCTGGGCCCGGGAGCACGGGACCCTCTTCCACATCCACAGCTCGGAGGAGCCCCGCACCACGAAGTGGTTCACGGAATCCATCGAACCCGGGCTCACGCCCGTGGAGTACTTCCAGGAGATCGGCATCCTGGACGGGGGCACCGTCCTGGCCCACCAGGTGAACTGCGGGCCCCGGGACATCGAGCTCATCGCCCGCTCCGGCGCCGCCGTGGTGCACAATCCGCTGGCCAACACCATCCTCGGCTCGGGCATGCCCCCCCTCATCGACATGCTCAAGGCCGGCGTGCCCGTGGCCATCTCCACCGACGGCTCGGGCTCCGCGGACAACCAGAACATCCTGGCCGCGGCGCGCCTGGCCTCCCAGTACCAGAAGGCCCTGCACCAGGACGCCACGCTCCTCCCGTCCCAGCAGCTCCTGGAGATGATCACCGTCGCCCCCAACCGCATCCTCCGCCTCAACCAGGGGGAACTGGCCCCGGGACGGCAGGCGGACTGGATCCTCCTGGACCTGGCCCGGCCCAACCTGGTCCCCACCCGCCTGGACAACGTCACCGAGAACCTCCTCTGGGCCGCCGACGGGTCCGAGGTGGACGCGGTGGTGGCCCACGGCGCGGTGCTCAAGCTGGACGGCCAGCTCCTCCCGTGGCGCGACGGCACCCGCCCGGAAACCATCCTCGCCCAGGTGCAGGCCCTTTCCGAGTGGTTCGCGGCCTACCGCGCCGAGGCCCCCGAAGTGACGGGAACCGGCGCCCACGGCTGA
- a CDS encoding TonB-dependent receptor — MAVPTVLVAQTSSTSALGGVIRDGSGKPVAGALVRINSATMIGGEKTTVSAENGAYRFSALPPGSFRISVSAKGLVTQTQNALLELGRTATVNWKLPSANAGATVEVVASTARVDDAAVGQTQNFDTTALATLPVDRTITAIMDLTPGVNGNRAWGGYSGENAYMMDGVNISDPSGGTVWIYPNVDWFSEVQVAGLGANAEFGGYMGGFVNGLVKRGGNTFEGNVSAYYADSKWQSRINVSHPDLQEADKDILPTKNWDVAAGVGGPIIKDKLWFFVSAERSEQQTSPTGAELPQRDQKVMALAKLTWAPTTNTTLEFLAEHDYVGRDRRYIDKYTMPEATQKESAPNHSYSLTWTQTMDSDKVLTVKAFGYSGRYDMPGYGGNALSLDTIDLWQYDPKKPAREFYNNSTYEDFNYRARATVQATFDWFKTGLITSGDSHAFRFGIEREQASDEELERFPGNLNLNATIYQYDDGTLELDGDYLIQGGGWNVRQRVDRLAAFAQDTWRVNDRLTISPGLRFEQFKARFYGGDTLWNKSTYAPRLGVAYALTADQTTMLKAHWGKYYAGYSTYFIDRAIQSAIPMKRYYSWGNYPVIGNVLDPSTWPDHTPGTADNYEYRRVNDLTLVDPNARQPYTIETTVSIDHKFGTLWSATASYVSRDFKDSLVRTDQGVDPKGTYNTFVNPLNGQNFNIWKPGTYYDPILDFSVENHAYVTKNEDSAKRKYEAATVTLDRLLSNSWSMNLSYTHASLKGNIQRADSYDKVYYNPNLQANSYGNLPGVNDHEFKARGLYELPWNMRLSATYTYLSGTHWTPTYRTDSYNSTRYAVNLEPLGSQTYPCRSLLDLRVTQMFNFTKKARMEVFVEVLNALNRQGVTTYITRANTNTNDNSSVYKDYKYPSELDAGRRLQLGARYNF, encoded by the coding sequence GTGGCTGTCCCCACCGTCCTGGTGGCCCAGACCAGTTCCACCTCCGCCCTGGGCGGCGTGATCCGGGACGGTTCCGGCAAGCCCGTGGCCGGCGCCCTGGTGCGCATCAATTCCGCCACCATGATCGGCGGCGAGAAAACGACGGTGAGCGCGGAGAACGGCGCCTACCGGTTCTCGGCCCTGCCCCCCGGGTCCTTCAGGATTTCGGTGTCGGCCAAAGGCCTTGTGACCCAGACCCAGAACGCCCTCCTGGAACTGGGCCGCACCGCCACGGTCAACTGGAAACTGCCCAGCGCCAACGCCGGCGCCACGGTGGAAGTGGTGGCCTCCACCGCCCGCGTGGACGACGCCGCGGTGGGCCAGACCCAGAACTTCGACACCACCGCCCTGGCCACCCTCCCCGTGGACCGCACCATCACCGCCATCATGGACCTCACCCCCGGCGTCAACGGGAACCGGGCCTGGGGCGGCTACTCCGGCGAGAACGCCTACATGATGGACGGCGTGAACATCAGCGATCCCTCCGGCGGAACGGTGTGGATCTACCCCAACGTGGACTGGTTCTCCGAGGTCCAGGTGGCCGGCCTGGGCGCCAACGCGGAGTTCGGCGGCTACATGGGCGGCTTCGTCAACGGCCTGGTCAAGCGCGGCGGCAACACCTTCGAGGGCAACGTCAGCGCCTACTACGCGGATTCCAAGTGGCAGTCGCGCATCAACGTCAGCCACCCCGACCTGCAGGAGGCTGACAAGGACATCCTCCCCACCAAGAACTGGGACGTGGCAGCCGGCGTCGGCGGCCCCATCATCAAGGACAAGCTCTGGTTCTTCGTCTCCGCGGAACGCTCGGAGCAGCAGACCTCCCCCACCGGCGCCGAACTGCCCCAGCGGGACCAGAAGGTCATGGCCCTGGCCAAGCTCACCTGGGCCCCCACCACCAACACCACCCTGGAGTTCCTGGCCGAGCACGACTACGTGGGCCGCGACCGGCGCTACATCGACAAGTACACCATGCCCGAGGCCACCCAGAAGGAATCGGCCCCCAACCATTCCTACAGCCTCACCTGGACCCAGACCATGGATTCGGACAAGGTGCTCACGGTCAAGGCCTTCGGCTACTCCGGACGCTACGACATGCCCGGCTACGGGGGCAACGCCCTGAGCCTGGACACCATCGACCTCTGGCAGTACGACCCCAAGAAGCCCGCCCGGGAGTTCTACAACAACTCCACCTACGAGGACTTCAACTACCGGGCCCGGGCCACGGTGCAGGCCACCTTCGACTGGTTCAAGACCGGCCTCATCACCTCCGGCGACAGCCACGCCTTCCGGTTCGGCATCGAGCGCGAACAGGCCTCGGACGAGGAGCTGGAGCGCTTCCCCGGAAACCTGAACCTGAACGCCACGATCTACCAGTACGATGACGGCACCCTGGAACTGGACGGCGACTACCTCATCCAGGGCGGGGGCTGGAACGTGCGCCAGCGCGTGGACCGCCTCGCCGCCTTCGCCCAGGACACCTGGCGCGTCAACGACCGCCTCACCATCAGCCCCGGCCTGCGCTTCGAGCAGTTCAAGGCCCGCTTCTACGGCGGCGACACCCTCTGGAACAAGAGCACCTACGCCCCGCGCCTGGGCGTGGCCTACGCCCTCACGGCGGACCAGACCACCATGCTCAAGGCCCACTGGGGCAAGTACTACGCCGGCTACTCCACCTACTTCATCGACCGGGCCATCCAGTCCGCCATTCCCATGAAGCGCTACTACAGCTGGGGCAACTACCCGGTCATCGGCAATGTCCTGGATCCCTCCACCTGGCCCGACCACACCCCGGGCACCGCCGACAACTACGAGTACCGGCGCGTGAACGACCTCACCCTCGTGGATCCCAACGCCCGGCAGCCCTACACCATCGAGACCACCGTCTCCATCGACCACAAGTTCGGCACGCTCTGGAGCGCCACCGCATCCTACGTCTCCCGGGACTTCAAGGACAGCCTGGTGCGCACCGACCAGGGCGTGGATCCCAAGGGGACCTACAACACCTTCGTGAACCCCCTGAACGGGCAGAACTTCAATATCTGGAAGCCCGGCACGTACTATGATCCCATCCTCGACTTCAGCGTCGAGAACCACGCCTACGTGACGAAGAACGAGGACAGCGCCAAGCGCAAGTACGAAGCCGCGACCGTGACCCTGGACCGCCTCCTGTCCAATTCCTGGAGCATGAACCTCAGCTACACCCACGCCTCCCTCAAGGGCAACATCCAGCGCGCGGACAGCTACGACAAGGTCTACTACAACCCCAACCTGCAGGCCAACTCCTACGGGAACCTCCCGGGCGTCAACGACCACGAATTCAAGGCCCGGGGGTTGTACGAGCTCCCCTGGAACATGCGCCTTTCCGCCACCTACACCTACCTGAGCGGCACCCACTGGACCCCCACCTATCGCACCGACTCCTACAACAGCACCCGCTACGCCGTGAACCTGGAGCCCCTGGGCAGCCAGACCTACCCCTGCCGCTCCCTCCTGGACCTGCGGGTGACGCAGATGTTCAATTTCACCAAGAAGGCCCGCATGGAGGTCTTCGTCGAAGTCCTCAACGCCCTGAACCGTCAGGGCGTGACCACCTACATCACCCGCGCGAACACCAACACGAACGACAACTCCAGCGTGTACAAGGACTATAAGTACCCCTCGGAGTTGGACGCCGGACGCCGCCTCCAGTTGGGCGCCCGCTACAATTTCTAG
- a CDS encoding cyanophycinase, with protein MLRSCLLLLLTCLLGAAPPKGTLVIVGGHGTTPDIMDAFLKGAGGRGGVIGIIPTATEDPEGEIKDWNETLPPNGITLVPLDVRKREDSSAPAMLEAAARCTGFWFSGGDQARVGDKIVGTPLQKLILDKYKAGAVVGGTSAGAAIMSKIMLVGEDVFGKLDLREMGPNAYITREGMGFLPPDVVIDQHFVKRGRQNRLLSIAMTYPGVLAIGVDETTALVVRKGVGTVYGASGVMVFDTRGMKLKGGSFTDLKLHFLRKGGTIDLATRAVKP; from the coding sequence ATGCTCCGCAGTTGCCTTCTCCTTCTCCTGACGTGCCTCCTGGGCGCGGCGCCGCCCAAGGGCACCCTGGTCATCGTGGGCGGCCACGGCACCACGCCCGACATCATGGACGCCTTCCTCAAGGGCGCCGGGGGCCGGGGCGGCGTCATCGGCATCATCCCCACGGCCACCGAGGACCCCGAAGGGGAGATCAAGGACTGGAACGAGACCCTGCCCCCCAACGGCATCACCCTGGTGCCCCTGGACGTGCGCAAGCGCGAGGATTCCTCCGCCCCCGCCATGCTCGAGGCCGCCGCGCGCTGCACCGGGTTCTGGTTCTCCGGCGGGGACCAGGCCCGGGTGGGCGACAAGATCGTGGGGACCCCCCTCCAGAAGCTCATCCTGGACAAGTACAAAGCCGGGGCCGTGGTGGGCGGCACCAGCGCGGGCGCGGCCATCATGTCCAAGATCATGCTGGTGGGCGAGGATGTCTTCGGCAAGCTGGACCTGAGGGAGATGGGGCCCAACGCCTACATCACCCGGGAAGGCATGGGCTTCCTGCCCCCCGACGTGGTCATCGACCAGCACTTCGTCAAGCGGGGCCGCCAGAACCGGCTCCTGAGCATCGCCATGACCTACCCCGGCGTCCTGGCCATCGGGGTGGACGAGACCACCGCCCTGGTGGTGCGCAAGGGGGTGGGGACGGTGTACGGCGCCAGCGGGGTCATGGTCTTCGACACCCGGGGCATGAAGCTCAAGGGGGGCTCCTTCACGGACCTCAAGCTCCACTTCCTGCGCAAGGGCGGCACCATCGATCTCGCCACCCGCGCGGTCAAGCCCTGA